The proteins below come from a single Magallana gigas chromosome 10, xbMagGiga1.1, whole genome shotgun sequence genomic window:
- the LOC105333606 gene encoding coiled-coil domain-containing protein 148 isoform X1, whose amino-acid sequence MGDSASGHRNGADNDSQIGIGIGICDGQNYVEKVNKVLHPSIMSSPSWPNRTMDTKPFITQYTSDESNRMQLRVNNGIRSNKYLPVDYDKLKLMAAEKKFSAQKSLLKVKKIEQMSKQSKENLLLKQHKLIWQKEFMRLNNVRKRAQAEVEGHRRQNATEGSGCCRMYEHFDLYEASLDEEFAEFKMNTCDPVWNLREDLQFWIQDNHEGIRMGDPEVVEKHAEIRQMISQVKGQQNSILQQLYNEQKCLEGELSSGFLWEITHGGSETPHIDFAEGIPEEAFDLECSDDELKVTVLQEFIILDEKFRERLHFLEDEHSKILSRGTHGGWSEEDHFCFVVNYDQYPRELNNRRKLIMDRLRRHLPHKSRPELVAHEEWCESNKYFHERKRALVVAWRKGRSELFSKARNTFIEVEIAKELAEVQAEYNRGQKKIRDELYNKVRIWREQKLEAMMLQEKMDARRREEAQEQRRMEAEKEKKRRAHEKEKVQKFSDDRTEKRRKQEERDKERMEELRRLMEEQAVLDKERVNYRKEQLDVKISERKLKEEQKAEDELEKERRLEALREQVRVIAESDPVRMMQDTKAWQAKNNPSEEDEDININKPLFEINTFNSKQITTDPRMRLEAKLREAGLHNSPYARQVMAGVPPPQPPRRDMKSTVFKYD is encoded by the exons ATGGGCGACTCCGCCAGCGGCCATAGAAATGGTGCTGACAATGATTCACAG ATCGGGATCGGGATCGGGATCTGTGATGGACAAAATTACGTTGAGAAGGTAAACAAG gtGCTCCATCCTTCAATCATGTCTAGTCCTAGTTGGCCGAATAGAACAATGGATACGAAGCCATTCATCACACAGTACACCTCAGACGAATCGA ACAGGATGCAACTGAGAGTAAATAATGGAATACGCAGCAATAAATACCTCCCAGTGGATTATGACAAACTTAAactcatggctgctgaaaaaaaattctctgcTCAGAAAAGTCTGCTCAAAGTAAAGAAAATTGAGCAAATGTCCAAACAGAGCAAAGAAAATCTCCTGTTAAAACAGCACAAGCTGATTTGGCAGAAGGAGTTTATGAGACTGAATAATGTCAGAAAGAGGGCACAGGCTGAGGTAGAGGGCCATCGTCGGCAAAACGCCACAGAAGGAAGCGGCTGTTGTCGGATGTATGAACACTTTGACCTCTATGAGGCATCTCTTGATGAAGAGTTTGCAGAGTTTAAAATGAACACTTGTGATCCTGTGTGGAATTTGAG GGAAGACTTGCAGTTTTGGATCCAGGACAACCACGAGGGAATCCGGATGGGTGACCCGGAGGTGGTGGAGAAACATGCCGAGATCCGCCAGATGATCAGCCAGGTCAAAGGTCAACAGAACAGTATACTGCAGCAGCTGTACAACGAACAGAAGTGTCTGGAGGGCGAGCTCAGCTCAG GCTTTCTGTGGGAGATAACTCATGGAGGATCAGAAACACCACATATTGATTTTGCTGAGGGTATTCCAGAGGAGGCCTTTGACCTTGAGTGCTCTGATGATGAGTTGAAGGTCACAGTGTTACAAGAGTTTATCATTCTGGATGAGAAGTTCAGAGAGAGGCTTCACTTTCTGGAGGATGAACACTCCAAGATATTGAG CCGAGGCACACATGGGGGCTGGAGTGAGGAGGATCACTTTTGTTTTGTGGTCAACTATGATCAATATCCCAGGGAACTCAACAATCGCAGAAAGTTAATAATGGACAGATTGAGGAGACATCTGCCTCATAAATCTAGGCCTGAACTG GTAGCTCATGAAGAATGGTGTGAATCCAACAAATATTTCCATGAGCGCAAAAGGGCTTTAGTGGTAGCCTGGAGAAAAGGCCGGAGTGAGTTATTCAGCAAAGCCCGCAATACATTCATAGAGGTGGAAATCGCCAAGGAGCTGGCAGAAGTCCAAGCAGAATATAACAGAGGGCAGAAAAAAATCAGGGATGAATTATATAATAAG GTGAGGATTTGGAGGGAGCAGAAGCTGGAAGCCATGATGTTACAGGAGAAGATGGACGCCAGGAGGAGAGAGGAGGCCCAGGAACAGCGACGAATGGAGGCCGAGAAAGAGAAGAAACGACGGGCACACGAAAAAGAAAAG GTTCAAAAGTTCAGTGATGATAGGACAGAGAAAAGAAGAAAACAGGAAGAGAGAGACAAAGAGAGGATGGAGGAACTTAGGCGACTGATGGAGGAACAGGCTGTTCTGGACAAAGAGAG AGTAAATTATCGCAAAGAACAATTAGACGTAAAAATATCAGAAAGAAAGTTAAAGGAAGAACAGAAAGCTGAAGATGAACTGGAGAAAGAAAGAAGATTGGAAGCTTTACGAGAACAA GTTCGAGTGATTGCAGAAAGTGATCCAGTTCGGATGATGCAAGACACAAAG GCATGGCAAGCTAAGAATAATCCTAGTGAAGAGGATGAAGATATAAACATCAACAAACctttgtttgaaattaacaCCTTTAATTCCAAGCAG ATCACCACAGATCCACGGATGCGCCTCGAGGCCAAACTGAGGGAGGCCGGTCTCCACAATTCTCCCTATGCTCGGCAAGTAATGGCCGGGGTCCCTCCTCCCCAGCCCCCGCGGAGGGACATGAAATCCACCGTGTTTAAATACGACTAA
- the LOC105333598 gene encoding neurogenic differentiation factor 1 — MMEIPEAGFANHVGYEDSYYSAVPNLNFNDGSYPMYSECQQDGDAQQNLALMGISSQNHLETSTSWTDVLSSECGFSNFDQYCAAEESSSIDLDFLSPSPQSVSKNGKPKRKRVQSKSQRKAANVRERKRMFHLNTAFDDLRKRLPAFNYEKRLSRIETLKLAMTYISFMKDISDGKDPESVKLKAGNTIPCDIFSQTDNASCSEDSLST, encoded by the coding sequence ATGATGGAGATTCCAGAGGCTGGCTTTGCCAATCATGTGGGATACGAAGATTCTTATTATTCGGCTGTGCCCAATCTTAACTTCAATGATGGATCATACCCGATGTATTCCGAATGTCAACAAGACGGTGATGCCCAGCAGAATCTAGCATTGATGGGAATATCTTCCCAAAATCATCTAGAAACTAGCACCAGTTGGACTGATGTCTTGTCAAGTGAGTGCGGATTTAGTAACTTTGACCAATATTGTGCAGCAGAAGAATCCTCATCCATTGATTTAGACTTTTTGTCACCCAGTCCACAATCTGTAAGCAAAAACGGAAAACCTAAACGGAAACGAGTGCAGTCCAAGTCCCAGCGGAAAGCGGCGAACGTTCGCGAGCGGAAGCGGATGTTCCATCTGAATACCGCCTTTGACGATTTGAGGAAGCGGCTCCCAGCATTTAACTACGAAAAACGGCTCTCCAGAATCGAAACGCTGAAATTAGCCATGACTTACATTTCATTTATGAAAGACATTTCCGATGGTAAGGACCCCGAGAGCGTTAAACTGAAAGCGGGCAACACGATCCCTTGTGATATCTTTAGTCAGACCGACAACGCCAGTTGTAGTGAAGATTCTCTGAGTACATAG
- the LOC105333606 gene encoding coiled-coil domain-containing protein 148 isoform X2, giving the protein MKQSVKEVLHPSIMSSPSWPNRTMDTKPFITQYTSDESNRMQLRVNNGIRSNKYLPVDYDKLKLMAAEKKFSAQKSLLKVKKIEQMSKQSKENLLLKQHKLIWQKEFMRLNNVRKRAQAEVEGHRRQNATEGSGCCRMYEHFDLYEASLDEEFAEFKMNTCDPVWNLREDLQFWIQDNHEGIRMGDPEVVEKHAEIRQMISQVKGQQNSILQQLYNEQKCLEGELSSGFLWEITHGGSETPHIDFAEGIPEEAFDLECSDDELKVTVLQEFIILDEKFRERLHFLEDEHSKILSRGTHGGWSEEDHFCFVVNYDQYPRELNNRRKLIMDRLRRHLPHKSRPELVAHEEWCESNKYFHERKRALVVAWRKGRSELFSKARNTFIEVEIAKELAEVQAEYNRGQKKIRDELYNKVRIWREQKLEAMMLQEKMDARRREEAQEQRRMEAEKEKKRRAHEKEKVQKFSDDRTEKRRKQEERDKERMEELRRLMEEQAVLDKERVNYRKEQLDVKISERKLKEEQKAEDELEKERRLEALREQVRVIAESDPVRMMQDTKAWQAKNNPSEEDEDININKPLFEINTFNSKQITTDPRMRLEAKLREAGLHNSPYARQVMAGVPPPQPPRRDMKSTVFKYD; this is encoded by the exons atgaaacaatcAGTCAAAGAG gtGCTCCATCCTTCAATCATGTCTAGTCCTAGTTGGCCGAATAGAACAATGGATACGAAGCCATTCATCACACAGTACACCTCAGACGAATCGA ACAGGATGCAACTGAGAGTAAATAATGGAATACGCAGCAATAAATACCTCCCAGTGGATTATGACAAACTTAAactcatggctgctgaaaaaaaattctctgcTCAGAAAAGTCTGCTCAAAGTAAAGAAAATTGAGCAAATGTCCAAACAGAGCAAAGAAAATCTCCTGTTAAAACAGCACAAGCTGATTTGGCAGAAGGAGTTTATGAGACTGAATAATGTCAGAAAGAGGGCACAGGCTGAGGTAGAGGGCCATCGTCGGCAAAACGCCACAGAAGGAAGCGGCTGTTGTCGGATGTATGAACACTTTGACCTCTATGAGGCATCTCTTGATGAAGAGTTTGCAGAGTTTAAAATGAACACTTGTGATCCTGTGTGGAATTTGAG GGAAGACTTGCAGTTTTGGATCCAGGACAACCACGAGGGAATCCGGATGGGTGACCCGGAGGTGGTGGAGAAACATGCCGAGATCCGCCAGATGATCAGCCAGGTCAAAGGTCAACAGAACAGTATACTGCAGCAGCTGTACAACGAACAGAAGTGTCTGGAGGGCGAGCTCAGCTCAG GCTTTCTGTGGGAGATAACTCATGGAGGATCAGAAACACCACATATTGATTTTGCTGAGGGTATTCCAGAGGAGGCCTTTGACCTTGAGTGCTCTGATGATGAGTTGAAGGTCACAGTGTTACAAGAGTTTATCATTCTGGATGAGAAGTTCAGAGAGAGGCTTCACTTTCTGGAGGATGAACACTCCAAGATATTGAG CCGAGGCACACATGGGGGCTGGAGTGAGGAGGATCACTTTTGTTTTGTGGTCAACTATGATCAATATCCCAGGGAACTCAACAATCGCAGAAAGTTAATAATGGACAGATTGAGGAGACATCTGCCTCATAAATCTAGGCCTGAACTG GTAGCTCATGAAGAATGGTGTGAATCCAACAAATATTTCCATGAGCGCAAAAGGGCTTTAGTGGTAGCCTGGAGAAAAGGCCGGAGTGAGTTATTCAGCAAAGCCCGCAATACATTCATAGAGGTGGAAATCGCCAAGGAGCTGGCAGAAGTCCAAGCAGAATATAACAGAGGGCAGAAAAAAATCAGGGATGAATTATATAATAAG GTGAGGATTTGGAGGGAGCAGAAGCTGGAAGCCATGATGTTACAGGAGAAGATGGACGCCAGGAGGAGAGAGGAGGCCCAGGAACAGCGACGAATGGAGGCCGAGAAAGAGAAGAAACGACGGGCACACGAAAAAGAAAAG GTTCAAAAGTTCAGTGATGATAGGACAGAGAAAAGAAGAAAACAGGAAGAGAGAGACAAAGAGAGGATGGAGGAACTTAGGCGACTGATGGAGGAACAGGCTGTTCTGGACAAAGAGAG AGTAAATTATCGCAAAGAACAATTAGACGTAAAAATATCAGAAAGAAAGTTAAAGGAAGAACAGAAAGCTGAAGATGAACTGGAGAAAGAAAGAAGATTGGAAGCTTTACGAGAACAA GTTCGAGTGATTGCAGAAAGTGATCCAGTTCGGATGATGCAAGACACAAAG GCATGGCAAGCTAAGAATAATCCTAGTGAAGAGGATGAAGATATAAACATCAACAAACctttgtttgaaattaacaCCTTTAATTCCAAGCAG ATCACCACAGATCCACGGATGCGCCTCGAGGCCAAACTGAGGGAGGCCGGTCTCCACAATTCTCCCTATGCTCGGCAAGTAATGGCCGGGGTCCCTCCTCCCCAGCCCCCGCGGAGGGACATGAAATCCACCGTGTTTAAATACGACTAA